From Halodesulfovibrio aestuarii DSM 17919 = ATCC 29578, the proteins below share one genomic window:
- the secA gene encoding preprotein translocase subunit SecA: MINFVIKKVFGSQNDRYLKSLRPLIAQINELEPTVQAMQDEDFSARIAELKEEVANGKDLKEILPEVFALVRETSVRVLGMRHYDVQLIGGCALHDGKIAEMKTGEGKTLVATLPVVLNALTGKGVHVITVNDYLATRDAEWMGQLYNFLGLTTGIIVHGLNDEERKAAYAADITYGTNNEFGFDYLRDNMKFYKEQLVQRPHHFAIVDEVDSILIDEARTPLIISGASEDSTALYGQIDTIVPYLKEETHYTMDEKARSVALTDEGVIRVEELLKIDNLYDPTNITLQHHVLQALKAHKIFKRDVDYIVKDGQVVIVDEFTGRLMPGRRFSDGLHQALEAKEGVKVEAENQTLASITFQNYFRMYEKLGGMTGTADTEAVEFQQIYNLAVCSIPTNRPMQRKDFPDVIYRTNREKFNAIADSIAELHKSGQPVLVGTISIETSELISQLLKQRRIPHNVLNAKHHEQEAEIVAEAGQKGRVTIATNMAGRGTDIVLGEGVKEAGGLHILGTERHESRRIDNQLRGRSGRQGDPGSSRFYLSLEDDLMRLFASERMSKMMQKLGMDEGEPIENSMVSKAIENAQKRVEGRNFEIRKTLLDYDDVMNQQREVIYTLRREIMMNESQEELIQEFLDDLMDVLYEQWNATKPEDRKELAESLPVQLDEIFNLSASISLESVPTEEVAHKAVLERLAVLKNDAKEVYEDVLRYFLLEELDRCWKEHLLNMDHLREGIGLRGYGQRDPKQEYKREGFELFQDMLFRIRENVFKALTRLRIQRSQEEEEQMLRDEFRHKEETDVTYSGGEEEHKPTKRSEPKIGRNAPCPCGSGKKYKKCCGA, from the coding sequence ATGATCAACTTCGTTATCAAGAAAGTATTCGGTTCTCAGAACGACCGCTACTTAAAAAGCCTGCGCCCGCTGATCGCACAAATCAACGAACTCGAGCCTACTGTACAGGCCATGCAGGATGAAGATTTTTCAGCACGTATTGCCGAACTCAAGGAAGAAGTTGCCAACGGAAAAGACCTCAAAGAAATTCTCCCTGAAGTTTTTGCACTTGTTCGTGAAACCAGTGTCCGCGTACTTGGCATGCGCCACTACGATGTGCAGCTGATAGGTGGTTGTGCATTGCATGACGGCAAAATTGCTGAAATGAAAACTGGTGAAGGTAAAACACTTGTTGCTACCTTGCCGGTTGTATTGAACGCACTTACAGGCAAAGGCGTGCACGTAATTACCGTGAACGATTACCTTGCAACCCGTGACGCCGAATGGATGGGACAACTTTACAATTTCCTCGGCCTGACCACAGGCATCATAGTTCACGGCCTCAACGATGAAGAACGTAAAGCTGCATACGCTGCTGACATCACATACGGTACCAACAACGAGTTCGGCTTCGACTATCTGCGCGACAACATGAAGTTCTACAAAGAACAACTCGTGCAGCGCCCGCACCACTTTGCGATTGTCGATGAAGTTGACTCCATCCTCATTGATGAAGCCCGTACACCTCTCATCATCTCCGGTGCTTCTGAAGACTCCACCGCGCTGTACGGTCAGATTGATACAATCGTTCCTTACCTTAAAGAAGAAACGCACTACACTATGGATGAAAAAGCCCGCTCTGTTGCTCTTACAGACGAGGGTGTTATCCGCGTAGAAGAACTTTTAAAAATCGACAACCTGTACGACCCAACCAACATCACCCTGCAGCACCACGTATTGCAGGCATTGAAAGCACATAAGATCTTCAAACGCGATGTTGATTACATCGTAAAAGATGGTCAGGTTGTTATTGTTGACGAATTTACCGGTCGTCTCATGCCGGGCAGACGCTTCTCTGATGGTCTGCATCAGGCACTGGAAGCAAAAGAAGGCGTTAAAGTTGAAGCAGAAAACCAGACTCTTGCTTCTATCACCTTCCAGAACTACTTCCGCATGTACGAGAAACTGGGCGGCATGACTGGTACAGCAGACACTGAAGCTGTTGAATTCCAACAGATTTACAATCTTGCAGTATGTTCCATTCCGACGAACCGCCCAATGCAGCGCAAAGATTTTCCGGACGTAATTTACCGCACCAACCGTGAAAAATTCAACGCTATTGCAGATTCCATTGCAGAACTGCATAAATCCGGACAGCCGGTTCTCGTCGGTACAATCTCCATCGAAACATCCGAGCTTATTTCTCAGCTTCTTAAACAGCGTCGTATTCCACACAACGTGCTGAACGCAAAGCACCATGAGCAGGAAGCGGAAATCGTTGCTGAAGCAGGTCAGAAAGGTCGCGTTACTATTGCCACTAACATGGCTGGTCGTGGTACCGACATCGTGCTCGGCGAAGGCGTGAAAGAAGCTGGCGGTCTACATATTCTTGGTACTGAACGTCACGAATCCCGTCGTATCGACAACCAGTTGCGTGGTCGTTCCGGTCGTCAGGGTGACCCGGGTTCCTCCCGATTCTACCTGTCTCTGGAAGATGATCTCATGCGTCTATTTGCGTCCGAACGTATGTCCAAGATGATGCAGAAACTCGGCATGGACGAAGGCGAGCCAATCGAAAACAGCATGGTTTCCAAAGCAATCGAAAACGCCCAGAAACGCGTTGAAGGTCGCAACTTTGAAATCCGTAAAACGCTCCTTGATTATGATGATGTTATGAACCAGCAGCGTGAGGTTATCTACACCCTCCGCCGCGAAATCATGATGAACGAAAGTCAGGAAGAACTCATTCAGGAATTCCTCGACGATCTCATGGACGTTCTCTACGAACAGTGGAATGCAACCAAGCCGGAAGATCGCAAGGAACTAGCTGAATCACTCCCTGTACAGCTTGATGAAATTTTTAACCTGTCAGCGTCCATCAGCCTTGAATCTGTTCCTACAGAAGAAGTGGCACACAAAGCTGTTCTGGAACGCCTTGCAGTACTCAAGAACGATGCAAAAGAAGTATACGAAGATGTATTGCGTTACTTCCTTCTTGAAGAACTTGACCGCTGCTGGAAAGAGCATCTTCTCAACATGGATCACCTGCGCGAAGGCATCGGTCTGCGCGGCTATGGCCAGCGCGATCCAAAGCAAGAATACAAACGCGAAGGCTTTGAACTCTTTCAGGATATGCTCTTCCGTATCCGCGAAAATGTATTCAAAGCTCTCACCCGCCTGCGTATTCAGCGCTCTCAAGAAGAAGAGGAGCAAATGCTGCGCGATGAATTCCGCCACAAAGAAGAGACTGACGTTACCTACTCCGGTGGTGAAGAAGAACACAAGCCTACAAAACGCTCCGAACCAAAAATCGGACGTAACGCCCCTTGCCCTTGCGGTAGTGGCAAAAAATATAAAAAATGCTGCGGCGCTTAG
- the argJ gene encoding bifunctional glutamate N-acetyltransferase/amino-acid acetyltransferase ArgJ, which translates to MDTPKGYKYAAIEGNLKYSGRLDLALIVSETPCVAAGTFTANKFQAAPVLVAKELVETSSRVQGVMINAGSANACTGEEGIANCKRSLELVTSRLGLTPDAILPASTGVIGLQFDMKKWEAAAPVLAEAVGKHTGDDFAKAIMTTDTFPKKASRSITVDGKTVTIAGMAKGAGMICPNMATMLGTVITDAKIDAAMWKRIVKTGVDSSFNCVSVDGDTSTNDCVLALANGASGASITEATEAEFQQAVTAIMRELSYQLVQDGEGATKVMQIMVSGAKNDAEADQVARTVGHSPLVKTAIYGKDANWGRIVAAIGRSGAEFEANDVQLTMCGIELFKNSQPTDADFDTLLKPYLEKRDILIDIVLGNGEGKAELFASDLTHEYININADYRS; encoded by the coding sequence GTGGATACTCCTAAGGGATACAAATACGCTGCCATTGAAGGAAATTTAAAGTATTCTGGCAGACTCGACCTCGCGCTTATCGTAAGTGAAACACCGTGCGTTGCTGCAGGTACATTTACTGCAAACAAATTTCAGGCTGCTCCTGTGTTGGTTGCCAAAGAGCTTGTTGAAACTTCTTCTCGAGTTCAGGGTGTTATGATCAACGCAGGCAGCGCTAACGCATGCACCGGCGAAGAGGGAATTGCAAACTGTAAACGTTCGCTGGAGCTTGTTACGTCACGCCTCGGACTTACACCGGACGCTATCCTCCCCGCTTCAACCGGTGTTATCGGCTTACAGTTTGATATGAAAAAATGGGAAGCTGCTGCCCCGGTTCTGGCAGAAGCTGTGGGAAAACATACAGGTGATGATTTTGCGAAAGCTATCATGACCACAGACACGTTCCCTAAGAAAGCCAGTCGCTCCATCACTGTTGACGGAAAAACTGTTACTATTGCCGGTATGGCGAAAGGAGCAGGTATGATCTGCCCTAATATGGCGACCATGCTGGGTACAGTTATCACCGACGCAAAGATTGATGCAGCAATGTGGAAGCGCATTGTGAAAACTGGTGTCGACAGCTCGTTCAACTGCGTTTCTGTTGATGGCGATACTTCTACAAACGACTGTGTTCTTGCACTGGCTAACGGCGCAAGCGGGGCCAGTATTACAGAAGCCACTGAAGCAGAATTCCAGCAAGCAGTCACCGCCATTATGCGCGAGTTATCCTACCAATTGGTACAGGACGGTGAAGGCGCCACCAAAGTAATGCAGATAATGGTTTCCGGCGCTAAAAATGACGCTGAAGCTGATCAGGTTGCCCGTACAGTGGGGCACTCCCCACTCGTTAAGACTGCCATCTATGGCAAAGACGCCAACTGGGGTCGTATTGTTGCGGCCATAGGTCGAAGCGGCGCTGAATTTGAAGCAAATGATGTGCAGCTTACTATGTGCGGTATTGAATTATTCAAAAACAGTCAGCCAACTGATGCAGACTTTGACACTCTGCTCAAACCATATTTAGAAAAACGTGATATTCTCATCGACATTGTTCTTGGAAACGGAGAAGGTAAAGCAGAATTATTTGCATCCGACCTTACGCACGAGTATATTAACATAAATGCGGATTATCGCAGTTAG
- a CDS encoding aspartate ammonia-lyase, translated as MNEQYRIEHDSLGEFQVPKDAYYGVHTARAVQNFTITGIPLHHFPELVVSLARVKKACALTNFESKLLTDIQANAIIEACDDIIEGEFHDQFVVDMMQGGAGTSTNMNTNEVIANLALEKMGFAKGDYTHLHPNDHVNCSQSTNDVYPTSARIAVLSKCKELTDQQLELSAAFKERAEKFSTILKVGRTQLQDAVPITLGSEFAAYAVTIEEDVERVEQLSQLLKEINLGGTAIGTCINTPPHFSYKAVRHLSELVGYELIPAANLIEASSDMGAFVTFSGTLRRISVKLSKICNDLRLLSSGPCAGFGEISLPPVQAGSSIMPGKVNPVIPEVVNQVAFQVIGHDVTVTMAAEAGQLQLNVMEPVIILNVLQSVHMLVNAMRALATKCVNGITANEERCTELLHHSSVMATALVPIIGYEKAADIAKLSLKERIPVAKAAAQLGIMTEEDVYETFNTCHLA; from the coding sequence ATGAATGAGCAATATCGCATTGAGCACGACTCTCTTGGCGAGTTCCAAGTTCCAAAAGATGCGTACTACGGGGTACATACAGCCCGTGCGGTACAAAACTTCACCATCACCGGCATCCCCTTGCATCACTTTCCGGAGTTGGTAGTATCATTGGCGCGCGTTAAAAAAGCCTGCGCCCTGACAAACTTTGAAAGCAAACTCCTCACAGATATTCAGGCAAATGCCATTATTGAAGCATGTGACGATATCATAGAAGGAGAGTTTCACGATCAATTTGTGGTCGATATGATGCAGGGAGGCGCGGGCACATCTACAAACATGAACACCAACGAGGTTATTGCAAACCTTGCACTGGAAAAAATGGGGTTTGCAAAAGGTGACTATACACATCTGCACCCAAATGATCATGTTAACTGCTCGCAATCCACAAATGATGTTTATCCAACAAGTGCACGCATTGCTGTTTTGAGCAAATGCAAAGAGCTTACAGATCAACAACTGGAGCTAAGCGCAGCCTTCAAAGAACGGGCTGAAAAATTCAGTACAATCCTCAAAGTAGGCAGAACACAGTTACAAGACGCTGTACCTATCACATTAGGATCAGAATTCGCAGCCTATGCAGTAACCATTGAAGAGGATGTGGAACGTGTGGAGCAACTTTCCCAGTTGCTCAAAGAAATCAACCTTGGTGGCACTGCCATCGGTACCTGCATCAACACACCTCCGCACTTTTCGTACAAAGCAGTCCGGCACTTGAGTGAACTTGTGGGATACGAGCTTATCCCCGCAGCTAACCTTATCGAAGCGTCTTCAGACATGGGGGCATTCGTCACATTCTCAGGAACCCTTCGCCGTATTAGTGTCAAACTGTCCAAAATATGTAATGATCTTAGGTTACTCAGCAGCGGCCCATGCGCAGGCTTCGGAGAAATTTCACTGCCTCCGGTGCAGGCTGGCTCTTCCATTATGCCGGGTAAAGTAAATCCGGTTATACCAGAAGTCGTTAATCAGGTTGCATTTCAAGTTATCGGGCACGATGTTACTGTCACTATGGCTGCTGAAGCAGGACAACTTCAACTCAATGTCATGGAACCAGTTATCATCTTAAACGTACTTCAGTCCGTTCATATGCTAGTGAATGCAATGCGTGCCCTTGCTACAAAGTGCGTTAACGGCATAACAGCCAATGAAGAGCGCTGTACCGAACTTTTACATCACAGCTCTGTTATGGCGACTGCACTCGTGCCCATTATCGGTTACGAAAAGGCTGCGGACATAGCCAAACTTTCCCTTAAAGAGCGTATTCCAGTTGCAAAAGCCGCAGCTCAACTTGGCATAATGACAGAAGAAGATGTCTATGAGACATTCAACACATGCCATTTGGCTTAA
- a CDS encoding efflux RND transporter permease subunit gives MILNEVALKRQSVVFVLLWLIILAGLSSYFALPREAEPDITIPYVFVNTAYEGVAPEDIEKLVTIPLERKLKGLADVEELRSTSLDGESSIAIKFLPSVIIDDALQKVRDKVDQAKGDLPSDLEDDPLVSEANFSDMPTMQVVLSGPFSLKRLKVFAEDLEDKLESVPGVLDARLIGGLEREIHVEFDLDRIGAYNVPFSALVDSVQKGNVNMPGGSMNIGDARYQVRVPEDFQSPSEINNIVAFVRDGKPVYLRDIATIKDHYKDPVTRSRMNGQNAVTLQIIKRSGENIIKVNKGVTVALEEAKTFLPPTLCLDVVGDRADDVRSMVSDLENNILTGLVLVLAIVFFFIGGCSAFFVSIAIPLSMLITFVLLRMLDITLNMVVLFSLILALGMLVDNGIVIVENIYRHMQEGKSRYKAALDGTNEVAWPVITSTLTTVGAFFPMIFWPGIMGEFMSYLPRTVILALFGSLFVALVINPVFSARFQTVSAPDFGEDGEERITGGRRIYLKMLNWSLDHRFIVLAISLVMFFASIFSFGAYGKGVEFFPKTEPARANVNIKAPVGTNLDATDRFMRVVERVGAEYDDVRFVIANTGSGSGGAFGGGGTGTHLGAVTLDFKPIAERSILSSDIINKVRARLTSMITGAEVRVEEEKGGPPTGSAINLEVYGKDMRELGVLVEKIRGIMRDIPGPVDVKDDFVSGKPEVQIRVDKERAALLGLDTYKIAYTIKAAINGVKVGVFREGKDEYDILTKLPESERQSIKALRRITVSGSAGEPIPLTSVASVKLASGLGAINHKDQKRVVTVAANVEGRLANDVIRELNVRLKEMSWPRGYSYTFTGEQEEQRKAQEFLTEAFVATIFLIFLVLVAQFNSMATPFIILTSVLLSLIGVFGGLLICGMPFGVVMTGVGVISLAGVVVNNAIVLIDYFEQLRVRGMNTREALVKAGLTRFRPVLLTAITTILGLLPMAVGVSFDFFTFTFITKSDSTEWWSPMAVAVIFGLFVATMLTLLVVPVLCSLKDGAKARWGKLTNKEAHKQDDADEVLKESIEESEKRKGAVTAPGDAA, from the coding sequence ATGATACTTAACGAAGTAGCGCTGAAGAGGCAGTCTGTAGTATTTGTATTACTGTGGCTCATAATTTTAGCCGGGCTAAGCAGCTACTTTGCGCTCCCGCGTGAAGCTGAGCCGGACATTACTATCCCGTATGTTTTTGTAAATACAGCATATGAGGGTGTTGCCCCTGAAGATATTGAAAAGCTGGTTACCATTCCTCTTGAGCGAAAACTCAAAGGACTTGCTGATGTTGAGGAGCTTAGATCTACTTCATTGGATGGTGAATCTTCAATTGCAATTAAGTTTTTACCAAGTGTAATTATTGATGATGCATTGCAAAAGGTTCGTGATAAGGTAGATCAGGCAAAAGGTGACCTGCCGAGTGATTTGGAAGATGACCCGCTTGTTTCAGAGGCAAATTTCTCTGATATGCCGACAATGCAAGTGGTGTTGTCCGGCCCATTCAGTCTGAAACGTCTGAAAGTCTTTGCTGAAGACTTAGAAGATAAACTTGAATCAGTTCCAGGCGTTCTTGACGCGCGTCTTATTGGTGGTCTTGAGCGTGAGATTCATGTTGAGTTCGACCTTGACCGCATCGGGGCGTATAATGTTCCGTTTAGTGCGCTGGTTGACTCAGTTCAAAAGGGAAACGTTAACATGCCGGGCGGCTCCATGAATATTGGCGATGCCCGCTATCAGGTTCGTGTTCCGGAAGATTTTCAGTCACCTTCAGAGATCAATAATATTGTCGCATTCGTTCGTGATGGGAAACCCGTATATCTTCGCGATATCGCAACGATTAAAGACCATTATAAAGATCCGGTAACGCGGAGCCGAATGAATGGTCAGAATGCAGTCACTCTTCAAATTATTAAGCGCAGTGGCGAGAATATTATTAAAGTGAACAAGGGCGTTACTGTTGCACTGGAAGAGGCAAAGACGTTCCTTCCGCCAACGCTGTGCCTTGATGTTGTCGGCGATAGAGCTGATGACGTACGCAGTATGGTATCTGATCTTGAGAATAATATTCTTACGGGGTTGGTACTGGTTCTTGCGATTGTATTCTTCTTCATCGGTGGTTGCTCTGCATTTTTTGTTTCTATTGCAATCCCGCTTTCCATGCTGATCACCTTTGTGTTGCTGCGTATGCTGGATATTACGCTCAACATGGTTGTGCTGTTTTCGCTTATTCTTGCACTCGGGATGCTGGTGGATAACGGCATTGTTATTGTTGAAAATATCTACAGACATATGCAGGAAGGAAAGAGCAGATACAAGGCAGCACTGGACGGTACAAATGAGGTTGCATGGCCTGTTATTACCTCCACGTTGACAACCGTTGGCGCGTTCTTTCCAATGATTTTCTGGCCGGGTATCATGGGCGAATTTATGTCCTATCTCCCACGTACAGTTATTCTTGCGCTTTTCGGATCTCTTTTTGTAGCGTTGGTTATCAACCCCGTATTTTCAGCACGGTTCCAGACTGTGTCTGCCCCTGACTTTGGGGAGGACGGCGAAGAAAGGATAACTGGTGGACGGCGCATTTATTTGAAGATGCTGAACTGGTCGCTGGATCATCGCTTCATCGTGCTTGCAATCTCTTTGGTGATGTTTTTTGCATCTATTTTTTCTTTTGGAGCCTACGGGAAAGGGGTTGAGTTCTTTCCAAAAACAGAGCCTGCACGTGCAAACGTGAACATTAAGGCTCCTGTTGGAACAAATCTGGATGCTACAGACCGTTTTATGCGTGTAGTTGAACGTGTAGGGGCTGAGTATGACGATGTCCGTTTTGTTATTGCCAATACCGGTTCCGGTTCTGGAGGAGCATTCGGCGGTGGTGGTACCGGTACGCACCTTGGTGCTGTAACCTTGGACTTTAAGCCGATTGCAGAGCGTAGCATTCTTTCTTCTGATATCATTAATAAAGTACGTGCCCGTCTCACTTCTATGATCACTGGTGCTGAAGTACGAGTTGAAGAAGAAAAAGGCGGCCCTCCTACCGGTTCTGCAATCAACCTTGAAGTGTATGGCAAGGATATGCGAGAACTCGGTGTGCTTGTAGAAAAGATTCGTGGGATAATGCGTGATATACCGGGCCCTGTTGACGTTAAGGACGACTTTGTTTCCGGCAAGCCGGAAGTGCAAATTCGTGTTGATAAAGAGCGTGCTGCACTACTCGGACTTGATACGTACAAAATTGCATATACTATCAAAGCAGCAATTAACGGTGTCAAAGTCGGCGTGTTCCGTGAAGGAAAAGATGAGTACGATATTTTGACCAAGCTTCCTGAAAGTGAACGTCAGTCTATCAAAGCGTTGCGTAGAATTACGGTCTCCGGTTCTGCTGGTGAGCCTATTCCGCTTACCTCTGTGGCATCTGTTAAACTTGCCTCCGGTCTTGGTGCTATCAACCATAAAGATCAGAAGCGCGTTGTAACAGTTGCTGCAAACGTGGAAGGCCGTCTTGCAAACGATGTGATTCGAGAACTCAACGTACGTCTCAAAGAAATGAGCTGGCCTCGTGGGTACTCATACACCTTTACCGGTGAGCAGGAAGAGCAGCGTAAAGCGCAGGAGTTTCTTACCGAAGCATTTGTGGCAACTATCTTCCTGATTTTCCTTGTGCTTGTGGCGCAGTTTAACTCAATGGCTACACCGTTTATTATTCTTACATCAGTTCTATTGTCCCTTATCGGCGTGTTCGGAGGGCTTCTTATTTGTGGAATGCCGTTTGGTGTCGTTATGACAGGGGTGGGAGTAATTTCACTGGCAGGAGTTGTTGTTAACAATGCAATTGTACTTATTGACTATTTTGAACAGTTGCGTGTCAGAGGGATGAATACTCGTGAGGCACTTGTTAAGGCAGGTCTTACACGTTTCCGCCCAGTGTTACTTACTGCTATTACAACCATTCTCGGCCTCCTGCCGATGGCAGTGGGCGTGAGCTTTGACTTCTTTACGTTCACGTTTATTACGAAGTCGGATTCTACAGAATGGTGGAGTCCAATGGCTGTTGCAGTTATCTTTGGTCTGTTTGTCGCAACAATGCTTACTCTGCTTGTTGTGCCTGTGCTTTGTTCCCTTAAAGATGGTGCAAAAGCGCGCTGGGGAAAATTGACCAATAAAGAAGCACATAAACAGGACGATGCTGATGAAGTTCTGAAAGAATCCATAGAAGAAAGTGAAAAACGCAAGGGTGCAGTTACTGCACCGGGTGATGCCGCTTAG
- a CDS encoding efflux RND transporter periplasmic adaptor subunit, whose protein sequence is MQRLIFQICAALIVVSIAVGLTACSNGVASEKAENVPAAKEYVVKVKVETLKPAAITDTIMLPGETEAMFDVSLAAEQEGLIEWVGVTEGDSVKANEQVVRINLEALQAAKDRAEANLTMKKHQLKRRRKLYEGNVLSREELEQAETEFTVAKTKLREAEVQFEHGIVVSPVSGVVNKVNVDPGEYVSQGNSIATIVNVDQIKITVNVPEMDIRYLSKGQTAPVMFDAYPNEKWSGVVDFVAWKADSATRTFPVRIIVKNTDGRIRPGMIARASFVRRSLRDIVSVPLFSVIDKGGERIAFIEKDGVAEARTVTLGVIDGDRVQILAGLNVGENLIVAGQREVEDGVKVDVR, encoded by the coding sequence ATGCAGAGATTGATTTTCCAAATTTGTGCGGCGTTGATTGTTGTCAGTATAGCCGTAGGGCTGACGGCGTGTAGCAACGGCGTAGCAAGCGAGAAGGCAGAGAATGTCCCAGCTGCAAAAGAGTATGTTGTAAAGGTAAAAGTTGAGACTCTTAAACCTGCTGCAATTACCGATACAATTATGTTGCCAGGTGAAACGGAAGCAATGTTCGATGTTTCGTTAGCTGCTGAGCAGGAAGGCCTTATTGAATGGGTTGGTGTGACAGAAGGTGATTCTGTTAAAGCCAACGAACAAGTTGTTCGCATTAACCTTGAAGCGCTTCAGGCTGCAAAGGATCGTGCTGAAGCCAACCTCACGATGAAGAAGCATCAGCTTAAGCGCCGTAGAAAGCTTTATGAAGGCAATGTGCTTTCTCGGGAAGAACTGGAACAGGCAGAAACCGAATTTACTGTAGCAAAAACAAAGTTGCGCGAAGCGGAAGTTCAGTTTGAGCATGGCATTGTCGTGTCTCCTGTTTCTGGTGTTGTAAACAAAGTAAACGTTGATCCGGGCGAATATGTATCTCAGGGTAATTCTATCGCCACCATAGTAAATGTTGATCAGATTAAAATTACAGTTAATGTTCCGGAAATGGATATTCGGTACCTCTCAAAAGGGCAAACTGCACCTGTCATGTTTGATGCCTATCCGAATGAAAAATGGAGCGGAGTGGTGGATTTTGTTGCGTGGAAAGCAGACTCTGCAACGCGCACCTTTCCTGTCCGGATCATTGTTAAGAATACAGATGGCAGAATTCGTCCTGGTATGATTGCCCGTGCAAGTTTTGTACGTCGCTCTCTTCGTGATATTGTTTCCGTCCCTCTCTTCTCTGTTATCGACAAGGGTGGAGAACGTATTGCCTTCATTGAAAAAGATGGCGTAGCTGAAGCCCGCACTGTAACTCTTGGGGTTATTGATGGCGACAGAGTGCAAATTCTTGCCGGCCTGAATGTAGGTGAAAACCTAATTGTAGCAGGACAGCGGGAAGTTGAAGACGGCGTGAAGGTGGATGTTCGATGA
- a CDS encoding TetR/AcrR family transcriptional regulator codes for MNKNIISARFKEIARNYYQSREQALQAWKEHRDQAQSASDTRSRIFNTARTVFSQKGHDATVREICTAANANVSAVNYHFGNKNRLLAAVLEEFLYDTRKIYPLHGGVPEFAAPEERLFGFSLGCLSGMLISHGDEYWNLNKLLLDAFINDFEEFLHVTEKDWLELRGMVIPIVDGMTGNVWEDKTLNSLTSGYFSQLFFYAMHIDDLLLARDQKFFSDEDVFGIAQHITAFSIGGIKNYSEWMDAEIDFPNLCGVDCCQYSRRADGV; via the coding sequence ATGAATAAAAATATAATTTCGGCGCGGTTTAAAGAAATTGCGCGTAATTATTATCAGTCGCGGGAGCAGGCATTACAAGCTTGGAAAGAACACCGTGATCAAGCGCAGAGTGCGTCAGATACCCGTAGTCGTATTTTTAATACAGCGCGTACTGTTTTTTCTCAGAAAGGACATGATGCAACAGTGCGTGAAATTTGCACTGCGGCAAATGCTAATGTCTCAGCTGTTAATTATCATTTTGGTAATAAAAATAGATTGTTGGCTGCTGTTTTGGAGGAGTTTTTATATGACACTCGTAAAATTTACCCCTTACATGGAGGGGTGCCAGAATTTGCAGCGCCGGAAGAGAGATTGTTTGGTTTTTCGCTAGGTTGTCTAAGTGGAATGTTGATTTCGCATGGTGATGAGTACTGGAACTTAAACAAACTCTTGCTTGATGCTTTCATTAACGATTTTGAAGAATTTTTACATGTAACAGAAAAGGATTGGCTTGAGCTTAGAGGGATGGTTATCCCTATTGTCGATGGTATGACTGGTAATGTGTGGGAGGACAAGACGTTAAATTCGCTGACAAGCGGCTATTTTTCACAACTATTTTTCTACGCAATGCACATTGATGATTTATTGTTAGCTCGTGATCAGAAGTTTTTTTCTGACGAAGATGTCTTCGGTATTGCACAACATATTACAGCCTTCTCCATCGGAGGCATTAAGAATTATTCGGAGTGGATGGATGCAGAGATTGATTTTCCAAATTTGTGCGGCGTTGATTGTTGTCAGTATAGCCGTAGGGCTGACGGCGTGTAG